In Nostoc sp. CENA543, a single genomic region encodes these proteins:
- a CDS encoding GMC oxidoreductase: protein MTTNTHYDVIIIGTGAGGGTLAYHLAPSGKKILILERGKFLPREKENWSALEVYQLERYHTQENWYDVNDKPFRPGMNYWVGGNTKVYGAALLRLRERDFEEVKHKDGISPAWPLKYPDFEAYYTQAEQLYDVHGQDGLDPTEPPRSLPYPYPPVNHEPRMQELVNSLKHEAGLSPFHLPLGLKLNEVDKTLGNCIRCNTCDGFPCLTQGKADAEVNCIQNIRYQPNITLLTDTKVTRLHTSPSGREVSKVEAEVNGETQFFTGDIVVVACGAINSAALLLHSANDQHPQGLANSSDQVGRNLMKHICTAMVQLNTKLNLSVYQKTIAISDFYWGEPDFPYPMGLVQNTGNVLADMLPAEVPSLLAPLLRLRPEAELRTIADHTVGWWLQTEDLPHPQNRVRVKENKVYLEYQINNREASDRLTQRWVNVLKQVDRAEHCVPFSLYPRNLMPLQSVGHQCGTCRFGEDPATSVLDLNCRTHDIDNLYVVDSSFFPSSAAVNPTLTIIANSLRVGDHLLARL from the coding sequence ATGACAACCAACACACATTATGACGTAATTATCATCGGAACTGGTGCAGGTGGCGGCACGTTAGCCTATCACCTCGCCCCCAGTGGCAAAAAGATTTTAATCTTAGAACGAGGGAAATTTTTACCCAGAGAAAAAGAAAACTGGAGTGCCTTAGAAGTTTATCAACTAGAGCGATATCACACTCAAGAAAATTGGTACGATGTCAACGATAAACCTTTCCGTCCAGGAATGAATTATTGGGTGGGAGGTAACACCAAAGTTTATGGTGCAGCTTTACTGCGATTACGGGAACGCGATTTTGAGGAAGTAAAACACAAAGATGGTATTTCTCCCGCATGGCCTTTAAAATATCCAGATTTTGAAGCTTATTACACTCAAGCCGAGCAGCTTTACGATGTTCACGGTCAAGATGGTCTTGATCCTACCGAGCCACCCCGCAGTTTACCTTATCCCTATCCCCCAGTAAACCATGAACCGCGAATGCAGGAATTAGTCAATAGTCTCAAGCATGAGGCGGGATTAAGTCCTTTTCATCTCCCCTTGGGCTTAAAACTCAACGAAGTAGATAAAACTTTGGGGAACTGTATTCGATGTAATACTTGCGATGGTTTCCCCTGCTTAACTCAAGGTAAAGCTGATGCTGAAGTTAATTGCATCCAAAATATCCGCTATCAGCCCAATATCACTTTACTCACCGACACTAAAGTCACGCGTTTACATACTAGCCCTTCTGGGCGAGAAGTGAGCAAGGTTGAAGCTGAAGTTAATGGGGAAACCCAATTTTTTACAGGCGATATTGTGGTAGTGGCTTGTGGTGCAATTAACTCCGCCGCCTTATTGCTGCATTCTGCTAATGACCAACATCCCCAAGGATTAGCCAACAGTTCTGATCAGGTGGGGCGTAACTTGATGAAGCATATTTGCACCGCAATGGTGCAACTCAATACAAAACTTAACCTTTCGGTATATCAAAAAACCATCGCCATTAGTGATTTTTACTGGGGCGAACCTGATTTTCCCTACCCGATGGGTTTAGTACAAAATACGGGCAATGTTCTAGCAGATATGCTCCCTGCTGAAGTTCCTAGCCTACTAGCCCCACTATTAAGACTCAGACCAGAAGCAGAATTGAGAACCATTGCTGATCATACCGTCGGTTGGTGGTTGCAGACAGAAGATTTACCACACCCGCAAAATCGAGTGCGAGTCAAAGAGAATAAAGTTTATTTAGAGTATCAAATCAACAACCGCGAAGCAAGCGATCGCCTGACTCAACGCTGGGTAAATGTCCTCAAACAAGTTGATCGAGCAGAACATTGTGTTCCCTTTAGTTTATACCCCCGCAACCTCATGCCCCTCCAGTCTGTAGGTCATCAATGCGGAACTTGTCGCTTTGGGGAAGATCCCGCAACATCGGTACTGGATTTAAATTGCCGTACCCATGACATTGATAATCTCTATGTTGTCGATAGCAGTTTCTTTCCTTCTAGTGCGGCTGTGAATCCCACACTGACTATTATTGCTAATTCATTGCGGGTAGGCGACCATTTGTTAGCTAGATTATAG
- a CDS encoding MIP/aquaporin family protein encodes METFRKHLPEYLMEAAELGIFMIAAGVFTCIFEYPGSPIHQAIPNGDMRRFLTGVVMGLTAISLIYSPWGKQSGAHMNPAVTLTFYRLGKVKRQDAIFYILFQCLGGLLGIYLVAILFRQVFTKPPINYIVTVPGTLGWIAALFSEIIIAFVMMMTVLVVSNNQKLNRFTGLFAGFLVVLYVFFAAPISGFGMNPARSLASALPAQIWTAFWLYVIVPPLGMLLASEVYKYLFGNRTVKCAKLHHDNHKRCIFRCNYNRNGTINLSDSLPMSRE; translated from the coding sequence ATGGAAACATTCAGAAAACACCTGCCGGAATACTTAATGGAAGCGGCAGAACTGGGGATATTTATGATTGCGGCTGGCGTGTTTACCTGCATATTTGAATATCCCGGTTCTCCCATTCATCAAGCAATTCCTAATGGTGATATGCGGCGGTTTTTAACTGGTGTAGTCATGGGTTTAACTGCAATTTCCCTGATTTATTCCCCTTGGGGTAAACAATCAGGCGCACATATGAATCCCGCCGTCACCCTCACTTTCTATCGTTTAGGAAAAGTCAAACGACAAGACGCTATTTTCTACATCCTGTTTCAATGCTTGGGTGGATTGTTGGGTATTTATCTAGTGGCAATTTTGTTCCGTCAAGTATTCACTAAACCACCCATAAACTACATTGTCACCGTACCAGGGACACTAGGTTGGATTGCAGCCCTATTCAGTGAAATCATCATTGCCTTTGTCATGATGATGACAGTCTTGGTAGTTAGCAATAATCAGAAACTCAATCGCTTTACAGGATTATTTGCCGGGTTCCTGGTGGTATTGTACGTTTTTTTTGCCGCTCCCATCTCTGGCTTTGGCATGAACCCAGCCCGCAGCCTAGCCTCAGCCTTACCCGCCCAAATTTGGACAGCATTTTGGCTATATGTCATCGTCCCACCTTTAGGGATGTTACTAGCATCAGAAGTATACAAATATCTGTTTGGCAACCGCACCGTCAAATGTGCCAAATTACACCATGACAATCATAAACGCTGTATTTTTCGCTGTAACTACAACCGTAACGGCACAATCAACTTAAGCGACAGCCTACCCATGTCAAGAGAATAA
- a CDS encoding glucosidase, which translates to MTPEEIRLRLDQERVAYWKRWGPYLSDRQWGTVREDYSDNGTAWDYFPHDQARSRVYRWGEDGIAGISDSRQRLCFAIALWNGNDAILKERLFGLTGTEGNHGEDVKEYYFYLDNTPTHSYMKCLYKYPQQAFPYTQLVQENQRRSKYEPEFELLDTGIFADNRYFDVFVEYAKATPEDILIQIAIANRSSQSHSLHLLPTLWFRNLWAWNPEVEKPFIKVVQSDSNFSLIEANHSTLGTRWLYCQGDAELLFTDNETNYERLFGLENGSPYVKDGINEYVVNGKTTAVNPNRIGTKFAAHYQLDIAPGETKIVRLRLSDVQTLTDPFGAYFDTTFQTRIAEADEFYHRICPFPISEDERNIQRQAFAGLLWSKQYYHYVVHNWLNGDPGQPPPPATRKTGRNHEWISLFSEDILSMPDKWEYPWFAAWDLAFHLIPLAVIDPDFAKLQLDRLTREWYMQPNGQMPAYEWAFSDVNPPVQAWAALRVYEIEQKIYQRSDRAFLQKVFHKLLLNFTWWVNRKDVEGKNVFQGGFLGLDNIGVFDRSKELPTGGHLNQADGTSWMGMYCLNMLAIALELAKEDASYEDIASKFFEHFLYIADAIDGIGNADISLWNEEDGFYYDALHLPDGRQLPLKVRSMVGLIPLYAVNVLELATLERFPGFKRRMMWFIRNRPDLKNNVACMETPGVGARRLLAIAYRSKLQRILQRMLDENEFLSPYGIRAVSKYHLEHPYILHEGQNDYCVRYEPAESTTSLFGGNSNWRGPIWFPVNYLIIEALWKFYDYFGDELQVEFPTGSGQQMTLKQVAIALSNRLIAIFQQDTTGRRPVYGGQETLQSDPHWRNYVLFYEYFHGDNGAGIGASHQTGWTGLVAAMILQNAEHKA; encoded by the coding sequence ATGACTCCAGAAGAAATCAGATTACGGTTAGATCAAGAACGTGTCGCCTACTGGAAACGCTGGGGGCCTTATTTGAGCGATCGCCAGTGGGGTACGGTACGGGAAGATTATAGTGATAATGGGACGGCTTGGGATTATTTTCCCCATGATCAGGCGCGATCGCGTGTTTATCGTTGGGGGGAAGATGGAATTGCAGGCATTTCTGATAGTCGTCAGCGTTTGTGTTTTGCGATCGCCCTGTGGAATGGTAATGATGCGATTCTCAAGGAACGCCTGTTTGGACTGACGGGGACAGAAGGCAATCACGGTGAGGATGTTAAAGAATATTACTTCTATCTTGACAATACGCCTACCCATTCCTACATGAAATGCTTATATAAATATCCCCAACAGGCATTTCCCTATACGCAATTGGTGCAGGAAAATCAACGCCGCAGCAAGTATGAGCCGGAATTTGAGTTACTAGACACGGGTATTTTTGCCGATAACCGTTATTTTGATGTGTTCGTTGAGTATGCCAAAGCCACACCGGAAGATATTTTAATTCAAATAGCGATCGCTAATCGTAGTTCCCAATCTCACAGTCTTCATCTTTTACCGACACTCTGGTTTCGCAATCTTTGGGCTTGGAATCCTGAAGTTGAAAAGCCTTTTATAAAGGTGGTGCAGTCAGACAGCAACTTCAGTTTAATCGAAGCTAATCATTCAACCTTGGGGACTCGCTGGTTGTATTGCCAAGGAGATGCCGAACTCCTATTTACTGATAATGAAACTAACTACGAACGCCTGTTTGGCTTGGAAAATGGTTCACCCTATGTCAAAGATGGCATAAATGAATATGTAGTTAATGGCAAAACCACAGCCGTCAATCCCAACCGCATCGGTACAAAGTTTGCGGCGCATTATCAATTAGACATCGCACCAGGGGAAACTAAAATTGTACGTCTGCGTTTGAGTGATGTGCAGACATTGACTGATCCCTTCGGCGCATATTTTGACACCACTTTCCAAACACGCATTGCTGAAGCGGATGAGTTTTACCATCGCATTTGCCCTTTTCCCATATCAGAGGATGAGCGCAACATTCAGCGACAGGCTTTTGCTGGATTACTCTGGAGTAAGCAATATTATCACTATGTCGTCCATAATTGGTTAAATGGCGACCCTGGACAACCTCCACCACCAGCCACCAGGAAAACCGGACGTAACCATGAATGGATTTCGTTATTTAGTGAAGATATTCTTTCCATGCCCGATAAATGGGAATATCCTTGGTTTGCTGCTTGGGATTTAGCCTTTCATCTGATTCCTTTAGCTGTCATCGATCCAGATTTTGCCAAGCTGCAATTAGACCGGTTGACAAGGGAATGGTATATGCAGCCTAATGGACAGATGCCTGCTTATGAATGGGCTTTTAGTGATGTTAATCCACCTGTGCAAGCTTGGGCAGCCTTGCGGGTTTATGAAATTGAGCAGAAGATTTATCAAAGAAGCGATCGCGCTTTTTTACAAAAAGTCTTTCACAAGTTATTGCTGAATTTCACTTGGTGGGTAAATCGCAAAGATGTAGAGGGTAAAAACGTCTTTCAGGGCGGATTTTTGGGACTAGATAATATTGGAGTATTTGATAGGAGCAAAGAACTACCCACAGGCGGACATCTTAACCAAGCCGACGGCACAAGTTGGATGGGAATGTACTGTTTAAATATGTTAGCGATCGCCTTGGAACTTGCCAAGGAGGATGCTAGCTATGAAGATATTGCTAGCAAATTCTTTGAACATTTCCTCTATATTGCCGATGCCATTGATGGTATTGGGAATGCAGATATTTCGCTTTGGAATGAGGAAGACGGGTTTTATTATGATGCCTTACATTTACCCGATGGCAGGCAACTACCTCTGAAAGTGCGCTCAATGGTGGGGTTAATTCCTCTCTATGCCGTTAACGTGTTGGAACTAGCCACATTAGAAAGGTTTCCCGGCTTTAAACGCCGTATGATGTGGTTTATCCGCAACCGTCCCGACTTAAAAAATAACGTCGCCTGTATGGAAACACCGGGGGTAGGGGCAAGAAGATTATTGGCGATCGCCTATCGGAGTAAACTGCAACGTATCCTGCAAAGAATGTTAGACGAGAACGAATTCCTAAGTCCCTACGGAATTCGCGCAGTCTCTAAGTATCATCTTGAACATCCATATATATTACACGAAGGGCAGAACGATTACTGTGTCCGCTACGAACCTGCCGAATCGACTACCAGTTTATTTGGTGGCAATTCCAACTGGCGGGGGCCGATTTGGTTTCCCGTCAACTACTTAATTATAGAAGCTCTGTGGAAATTTTATGACTACTTTGGGGATGAATTGCAAGTAGAATTTCCCACAGGTTCAGGGCAACAAATGACACTTAAACAAGTAGCGATCGCCCTATCTAATCGCCTCATTGCCATTTTTCAACAGGATACAACCGGTCGTCGTCCAGTGTATGGCGGTCAAGAAACCTTACAATCCGACCCCCATTGGCGCAACTATGTCTTATTCTACGAATACTTTCACGGCGATAACGGTGCAGGAATTGGGGCTAGTCATCAAACAGGTTGGACAGGATTAGTTGCAGCCATGATTCTGCAAAATGCTGAACACAAAGCATAG
- a CDS encoding glucose 1-dehydrogenase, translating to MKLEGKVALVTGSSQGIGQAIAIRLAQEGASIVINYRSHPEGAEATLAQVKEAGGKCHMVDGLTIQADTGIVTDVQRMIADSIAHFGKLDILVNNAGIEKNANFWDVTEKDYDAVMNVNLKGVFFATQAFVKHLLDTKQPGKIINISSVHQELPFPHFAAYCVSKGGLKMLTRNLAVELAPYGITINNVAPGAIETPINTKLLNDPEKLGALLKNIPLGRLGQPKDVASIVAFLASADSDYVTGTTFFVDGGLLWNYQEQ from the coding sequence ATGAAACTAGAAGGAAAAGTAGCGTTGGTTACAGGTAGTAGCCAAGGGATAGGACAGGCGATCGCAATTCGGTTGGCACAGGAAGGAGCAAGTATTGTAATTAATTACCGTTCTCACCCCGAAGGCGCGGAAGCAACCTTAGCCCAGGTGAAAGAAGCTGGCGGTAAATGTCACATGGTGGACGGTTTGACAATTCAAGCCGATACAGGAATCGTTACCGACGTACAGCGCATGATTGCTGATAGTATTGCTCACTTTGGTAAGTTGGATATTTTAGTAAACAATGCCGGTATCGAAAAGAACGCTAATTTTTGGGATGTGACGGAAAAAGATTATGATGCCGTCATGAACGTGAATCTCAAGGGCGTATTTTTTGCGACACAAGCATTTGTTAAACATTTGCTAGACACCAAGCAACCAGGCAAAATCATTAATATTAGTTCTGTACACCAAGAATTACCCTTTCCTCACTTTGCGGCTTACTGTGTGAGTAAAGGCGGCTTAAAAATGCTCACCCGTAACTTAGCCGTTGAACTAGCTCCTTATGGGATTACGATTAACAATGTTGCACCAGGGGCAATTGAAACACCCATTAATACCAAACTTTTAAACGATCCTGAAAAGTTGGGCGCACTTTTAAAGAACATTCCCTTGGGACGATTAGGGCAACCAAAAGATGTAGCTTCCATTGTGGCATTTTTAGCTTCTGCCGATTCGGATTATGTCACAGGCACAACATTCTTCGTAGATGGTGGCTTGCTTTGGAATTATCAGGAACAGTGA
- a CDS encoding metal ABC transporter solute-binding protein, Zn/Mn family has protein sequence MLKKIIKNTTSRLGLLCLTIACFGCGNQAVNTSFTQTSRTDNENLPQVVATTNVLCDLVRQVAENTINLICIIPPNTNAKNYQPTPEDRAAIAQAKLIFYNGYNLEPQLIKTINSSDNKSLKVAVSQIAVPKPQTFIINGRSVVNPYIWHNPKNAVRMVDVINNNLKKISPSNSDIYQENTKKLKNEITQLDKWVKSRIASIPKDKLRVITTNNAIDYYTKNYGIPAASFGTEAQATEQRVKNLVRYIQKSKVPTVFVENNVQTRLIESVATDANVKLSERQLYTQDLGETGSYADTYQNMIAANTRTIVEGLGGTYLIFPPKIQQSQK, from the coding sequence ATGTTAAAAAAAATAATCAAAAATACTACTTCTCGACTAGGATTATTGTGCTTGACAATTGCCTGCTTTGGTTGTGGAAATCAAGCGGTAAACACATCTTTTACCCAAACTTCCAGAACAGATAATGAAAACCTACCTCAAGTTGTAGCAACTACTAACGTACTCTGTGATTTAGTCAGGCAAGTTGCGGAAAATACCATTAATCTTATCTGTATAATACCTCCCAATACTAATGCCAAAAACTACCAACCGACACCAGAAGACCGTGCAGCGATCGCTCAAGCTAAATTAATCTTTTACAATGGCTACAACCTAGAACCACAATTAATTAAGACAATTAATAGTAGTGATAATAAATCTCTAAAAGTCGCTGTTAGTCAAATTGCAGTTCCTAAACCGCAAACATTTATAATTAACGGTCGTTCCGTGGTTAATCCTTACATTTGGCATAATCCTAAAAATGCCGTGAGAATGGTAGATGTTATTAATAACAATTTAAAAAAAATCTCTCCAAGTAACTCTGATATATATCAAGAAAATACTAAAAAACTCAAAAATGAAATTACTCAATTAGATAAATGGGTGAAATCTAGAATCGCCAGTATTCCCAAAGATAAACTAAGAGTAATTACAACTAATAATGCTATAGATTATTACACCAAAAATTATGGTATTCCTGCTGCCAGTTTCGGGACTGAAGCTCAAGCTACAGAGCAAAGAGTAAAGAATTTAGTGCGCTATATTCAAAAGTCAAAAGTACCTACTGTATTTGTAGAAAATAATGTCCAAACTAGGCTCATAGAATCAGTTGCCACAGATGCAAATGTCAAATTGTCAGAAAGGCAACTATATACTCAAGACTTAGGAGAAACGGGAAGTTATGCAGATACTTACCAAAATATGATAGCTGCTAATACTCGCACTATTGTAGAGGGCTTGGGCGGAACATACTTAATTTTCCCCCCGAAAATACAGCAATCTCAAAAGTAG
- a CDS encoding WD40 repeat domain-containing protein, producing MNTTTSKSKEFEEHYSGTLADYVTAIAWSPKGDSLAATSAAGEVVIWRDGELTTLQTSHGQSVDCVAFSRDGQFLAVGGQDGRVKIWRGQELIATLENAPAWVDKLAWNHVNNQLAFSLGRYVQVWDAETSEVVATVNFADSSALSIDWRVDGEYLAIGGNQGVKIWHAQNWDEEPYILSMPTVSVAMGWSTDGKFVASGNMDRSVTVLEWNNPDPWVMRGFPGKIRQIAWSEIKTKIGAPLLATSSVEGIVVWEKLEDENLGWEARVLTNHVGVINAIAFAPNSLLLASAATDGWLCLWNKAKQVSQILTGVTDGFSTLAWHPQGKFLAAGGDQGEILIWSKVLRGQGFGRG from the coding sequence ATGAACACAACAACCAGCAAATCTAAAGAATTTGAAGAACATTATTCAGGGACATTAGCAGATTATGTCACTGCGATCGCTTGGTCGCCAAAGGGTGATAGTCTGGCTGCTACTTCGGCGGCTGGGGAAGTGGTAATTTGGCGAGATGGTGAATTGACAACTTTGCAAACTAGTCATGGTCAATCAGTCGATTGTGTGGCTTTCTCTAGGGATGGTCAATTTCTGGCTGTGGGTGGACAAGATGGCCGGGTGAAGATTTGGCGCGGACAAGAATTAATCGCTACCCTGGAAAATGCGCCGGCTTGGGTAGATAAATTAGCTTGGAATCATGTAAATAACCAGTTGGCTTTCAGTTTAGGGCGTTATGTGCAAGTTTGGGATGCTGAGACTAGTGAAGTAGTCGCAACTGTAAATTTTGCTGACTCTTCCGCTTTGAGTATTGATTGGCGCGTTGATGGGGAATATCTCGCCATTGGGGGAAATCAAGGCGTTAAAATTTGGCACGCCCAAAACTGGGATGAAGAACCATATATTCTGAGTATGCCGACTGTTAGCGTGGCGATGGGTTGGTCTACTGATGGTAAATTCGTTGCTTCCGGTAATATGGATCGCAGTGTCACCGTTTTAGAGTGGAATAACCCCGATCCTTGGGTAATGCGTGGCTTTCCTGGGAAAATTCGCCAAATTGCTTGGTCAGAAATTAAGACGAAAATCGGCGCGCCATTATTAGCTACTTCCAGCGTCGAAGGAATCGTGGTTTGGGAAAAGCTAGAGGATGAAAACTTGGGCTGGGAAGCGCGAGTTTTAACTAATCATGTGGGTGTGATCAATGCGATCGCTTTTGCACCGAATAGCTTATTACTTGCATCTGCGGCTACAGATGGTTGGTTGTGCTTGTGGAACAAAGCCAAACAAGTCTCCCAAATTCTCACAGGCGTTACTGATGGGTTTTCTACCTTAGCTTGGCATCCCCAAGGTAAATTTTTAGCCGCAGGTGGCGATCAAGGCGAAATCCTCATTTGGTCAAAAGTTTTACGCGGTCAAGGTTTTGGTCGTGGTTAA
- a CDS encoding GTP-binding protein, with amino-acid sequence MVAEVITNSVPVTVLTGYLGAGKTTLLNHILTYEHGKKVAVIVNEFGEVGIDNQLVINADEEIFEMNNGCICCTVRGDLIRIIGNLMKRRDKFDHLVIETTGLADPAPVIQTFFVDEDMQGQMSLDAVVTVVDAKHIWQHWDADEAQEQIAFADVILLNKTDLVAAAELDELEKRIRDMNAIAKIYRTRNSELSMDALLGVKAFDLSRALEIDPNFLGEDAHEHDETVFSVALVQDGEIDGEKLNAWLSQLLQTKGPDIFRMKGILNIAGEDNRFVFQGVHMLFDGRPDRPWKADEKRKNELVFIGRNLDEAQLKQDFLACFI; translated from the coding sequence ATGGTGGCGGAAGTAATCACCAATTCAGTTCCTGTGACTGTTTTAACTGGCTATTTAGGAGCAGGAAAAACAACTTTACTTAATCACATCCTCACCTACGAACACGGCAAAAAAGTAGCTGTGATCGTCAATGAATTTGGGGAAGTAGGTATTGATAATCAATTAGTTATTAATGCCGATGAGGAAATATTTGAAATGAATAATGGCTGTATTTGTTGTACAGTCAGAGGTGATTTAATCCGCATTATTGGTAATTTAATGAAGCGGCGGGATAAATTTGACCATTTAGTGATAGAAACCACAGGATTAGCTGACCCTGCACCAGTAATTCAGACATTTTTTGTAGATGAAGATATGCAAGGTCAAATGTCATTAGATGCCGTAGTGACAGTAGTGGATGCTAAACACATTTGGCAACATTGGGATGCAGATGAAGCCCAAGAACAGATTGCCTTTGCCGATGTCATTTTACTTAATAAAACAGATTTAGTTGCAGCAGCAGAATTAGATGAATTAGAAAAGCGGATTCGCGATATGAATGCGATCGCTAAAATTTATCGCACGCGCAACTCCGAATTATCAATGGATGCCTTATTAGGTGTCAAAGCCTTTGATTTAAGCCGCGCCTTAGAAATAGATCCCAATTTCTTAGGAGAAGATGCCCACGAACACGACGAGACTGTTTTTTCCGTCGCCTTAGTGCAGGATGGGGAAATTGATGGGGAAAAATTAAACGCTTGGCTATCACAACTATTGCAGACTAAAGGGCCAGACATCTTCCGCATGAAAGGCATATTAAATATTGCTGGGGAAGATAATAGATTTGTCTTTCAAGGTGTGCATATGCTATTTGATGGTAGACCTGATAGACCGTGGAAAGCCGACGAAAAACGCAAAAACGAACTAGTTTTCATCGGTCGCAACCTTGATGAAGCACAATTAAAACAAGATTTTCTAGCTTGCTTTATTTAG
- a CDS encoding all3515 family Zur-repressed PEP-CTERM protein, giving the protein MVSKYTSGWRKQASLAVGLFLAAPLVLSMDISPAKADGIHSDDTEFYVGLDSLQVLASGTYTGLNNPNYNRLTFLFAHREENAASSHFHGIGSYSYLGTVDSPSVNSTNANNRIPETYTGILPLQLLPGTGIYAGRLVSADTHAEYSNLNVASITSLADATEAVDQYLFNSSRGRWRSPLTGATIGLQLVEISSGLNIANESGDNILQSIGDIYTLGGGDDFSFTPTFWTQKTATPGKYSATFKLVDLSNNYQESGTFSFDFRVEKVSEPSTTIALGLAGLLALSVSHLKKRTVDSSEF; this is encoded by the coding sequence GTGGTTTCAAAATACACTAGCGGCTGGCGCAAGCAAGCTTCTCTTGCTGTGGGCTTATTTTTGGCTGCACCATTAGTTTTATCAATGGATATCTCACCAGCCAAAGCTGATGGGATTCATAGCGATGATACTGAATTTTACGTTGGTTTAGATAGTTTACAAGTGCTAGCAAGTGGCACGTATACAGGATTAAATAACCCCAACTACAATCGTTTAACCTTCTTATTTGCCCACCGAGAAGAGAATGCAGCTAGTAGTCATTTTCATGGAATAGGTTCTTATAGTTACTTGGGTACTGTAGATAGCCCAAGTGTGAATTCAACTAATGCGAACAATAGAATTCCTGAAACTTACACAGGAATTTTACCACTGCAATTGTTACCAGGGACAGGAATTTATGCTGGTCGCTTGGTGAGTGCTGACACCCACGCAGAATATAGCAATCTCAACGTTGCATCTATCACCTCCTTAGCCGATGCGACAGAAGCAGTTGATCAATATTTGTTTAATAGTTCTCGTGGTCGTTGGCGATCGCCTTTGACTGGTGCAACAATTGGTTTACAGTTGGTAGAAATCAGTAGTGGTTTGAATATTGCTAATGAATCTGGGGACAATATTCTCCAGTCAATAGGTGATATTTATACCCTTGGTGGTGGTGATGATTTTTCCTTTACTCCCACATTCTGGACACAAAAAACAGCAACGCCGGGCAAATATTCAGCAACATTTAAGTTGGTGGATTTAAGTAATAACTATCAAGAATCTGGGACATTTAGCTTTGATTTTCGAGTTGAAAAAGTATCAGAACCTTCCACAACTATTGCTTTGGGACTAGCGGGTTTATTGGCTTTGTCTGTGTCCCATCTTAAAAAACGGACTGTTGACTCCAGCGAATTTTAG